One Halioglobus japonicus DNA segment encodes these proteins:
- a CDS encoding MarR family winged helix-turn-helix transcriptional regulator translates to MSSLIDYRSTMIYFISMSTAINSNHRSLLRHYRDNFARHMLAVSIHLQSEIMNALTVKHGHSQLRINFEPYMNLAGEHGARLSDIATRLGISRQAANQAVNQIERAGYLERTPDPQDGRAKLLTLTEDGKSMTRQGAREAMQQQSRLAAIIGEPALDDTAKNLATLSRKLGLFVPDSIGTHSPLVSLLPRLADTISNKLMELTIASGHPRLKRSFGPVLIAIGPHGGRIQQIAEYQDVSKQAISATVAELVALGYIQRCADPDDARQLVVTFTKKGLQLIADSIAAVQTLKTEFSLLMGKAAFVQVTAAMAEIYRAFQLESDVFGQPYGDQLDVIIRNLNRELGPERARELAERILATTPETIREKSP, encoded by the coding sequence ATGTCAAGCCTAATTGACTACAGGTCAACCATGATTTACTTTATTTCCATGAGCACAGCGATTAACAGCAACCACCGGTCACTCCTGCGTCACTACCGGGACAACTTTGCCAGGCACATGCTCGCTGTGAGCATTCATCTACAGTCTGAAATCATGAATGCACTGACGGTAAAGCACGGACACAGCCAACTCCGCATCAATTTTGAACCCTATATGAACCTGGCCGGTGAACACGGTGCCCGACTGTCCGACATCGCCACCCGGCTGGGCATCTCACGCCAGGCTGCAAACCAGGCAGTGAATCAAATCGAACGCGCGGGCTATCTGGAACGCACACCCGACCCGCAGGACGGTCGCGCCAAGTTGCTTACGCTCACTGAGGACGGCAAATCAATGACGCGCCAGGGTGCACGCGAGGCAATGCAGCAGCAGTCGCGTTTGGCAGCCATCATTGGCGAGCCGGCCCTCGATGACACCGCAAAAAACCTGGCAACGCTATCGCGCAAACTCGGCCTGTTCGTACCGGACAGTATCGGCACACACAGCCCGCTGGTCAGCCTGCTGCCCAGACTGGCAGACACCATCAGTAACAAACTAATGGAGCTGACAATCGCCTCAGGACACCCGAGGCTCAAACGAAGTTTCGGTCCGGTCCTCATTGCTATCGGCCCGCATGGTGGACGCATCCAGCAAATAGCCGAATACCAGGATGTCAGTAAACAGGCGATCAGCGCCACAGTTGCCGAACTGGTAGCGCTCGGCTATATCCAACGCTGCGCCGACCCGGATGACGCTCGCCAGCTAGTGGTAACTTTCACTAAAAAAGGCCTACAGCTAATTGCCGATTCAATAGCTGCTGTGCAAACACTGAAGACGGAATTTTCCTTACTCATGGGCAAGGCAGCCTTTGTCCAGGTCACGGCTGCGATGGCAGAAATTTATCGAGCCTTCCAGCTCGAGAGCGATGTATTCGGCCAGCCCTACGGCGATCAACTGGACGTCATTATCCGCAATTTAAACCGCGAGCTTGGGCCGGAACGGGCCCGCGAACTGGCCGAGCGCATTCTCGCGACAACGCCTGAAACAATACGGGAGAAATCACCATGA
- a CDS encoding aldehyde dehydrogenase family protein, with protein sequence MNAEARLLIDGELVEATGGATYPNLNPATEEVLGQVADAAPQDMEQAIAAARRAFDTSDWSTNHAFRHECLQQLKAALVSSMDVLKQQIAAETGAPLGICGQSGPQCELPIAFIDYTLASLPDYPWSRDLGVNEIMGGKNKRLVEKEAIGVVAAISPWNVPLQINLAKCIPALAAGCTVVLKAAPDTPWSATMLGRIVAEQTDIPAGVFNVITAQDPAELGDMLVADPRVDMVSFTGSTAVGKRIMARASDTVKKVFLELGGKSANIILDDADFDTSLLSALAVCFHAGQGCALNTRLLVPGHRQQQVEERLQTYFGFISYGDPSSESEIMGPLINERQRQRVLSYIESGRQEGARVLLGGGIPPTLKKGYYVEPTVFVDVTNDMVIAREEIFGPVLCVIAYDDEEDAIRIANDSEFGLSGSVWSGNEERALAVARRIRTGTINVNGGNFYGPDAPFGGYKQSGIGREMGREGFEEYLETKTIAIAV encoded by the coding sequence ATGAATGCCGAGGCACGATTGCTCATTGACGGCGAGCTTGTCGAAGCGACGGGCGGTGCCACTTATCCGAATCTCAACCCCGCGACGGAAGAAGTGTTGGGGCAGGTGGCAGATGCCGCTCCCCAGGACATGGAGCAGGCCATTGCTGCAGCGCGGCGAGCATTCGATACGTCTGACTGGTCAACCAACCACGCTTTCAGACACGAGTGTTTGCAGCAACTCAAGGCGGCGCTGGTGTCGTCAATGGATGTGCTTAAGCAGCAAATTGCGGCTGAAACTGGCGCACCACTGGGTATCTGTGGCCAGTCGGGGCCACAATGTGAACTGCCAATTGCGTTTATTGACTACACATTGGCGTCCTTGCCTGACTACCCCTGGAGCCGGGATCTTGGTGTGAACGAGATCATGGGAGGCAAAAACAAGCGTCTGGTGGAGAAGGAGGCTATCGGCGTAGTTGCCGCTATATCCCCATGGAATGTGCCGCTACAAATTAACCTCGCCAAGTGCATACCCGCGTTGGCTGCTGGTTGCACCGTGGTTCTGAAAGCTGCGCCGGATACACCCTGGTCAGCGACGATGCTGGGGCGCATCGTCGCCGAGCAAACGGATATTCCCGCCGGGGTGTTTAACGTTATTACCGCACAGGATCCGGCTGAATTAGGAGATATGCTAGTCGCGGACCCACGAGTAGATATGGTGTCCTTTACCGGTTCGACGGCAGTTGGAAAGCGCATTATGGCGCGTGCTTCGGATACCGTTAAAAAGGTGTTTCTTGAGCTGGGAGGCAAGTCCGCCAATATCATTCTCGATGATGCCGATTTTGATACCAGTCTGCTTAGCGCGTTGGCGGTCTGTTTTCACGCAGGGCAGGGCTGTGCACTTAATACGCGCCTGCTGGTGCCCGGGCACAGGCAGCAACAGGTTGAAGAGCGTTTGCAAACTTACTTCGGGTTTATCAGCTACGGTGACCCCTCTTCGGAAAGTGAGATTATGGGACCGCTGATCAACGAGCGGCAGCGGCAGCGCGTGTTGAGCTATATCGAAAGCGGCAGACAGGAAGGTGCTCGGGTACTGCTGGGAGGCGGTATCCCTCCGACATTGAAGAAAGGCTATTACGTTGAGCCCACGGTGTTTGTGGATGTCACCAACGATATGGTCATAGCCCGGGAAGAAATTTTCGGCCCGGTATTGTGCGTCATCGCTTATGACGATGAAGAGGATGCAATCCGCATCGCCAATGATTCCGAGTTCGGCCTCTCCGGCAGCGTCTGGTCTGGAAACGAAGAGCGTGCACTGGCAGTAGCCCGCCGGATTCGCACCGGAACGATTAATGTCAACGGCGGAAATTTCTACGGTCCCGACGCGCCGTTCGGCGGATACAAACAAAGCGGCATAGGCCGCGAGATGGGGCGTGAAGGTTTCGAGGAATATCTGGAAACAAAGACAATAGCGATAGCAGTATGA
- a CDS encoding nuclear transport factor 2 family protein produces MTTIERNKQRTLEFFDAMHRGDGEAIANAYCDEGRVVTMGQTLISGSRGKEEIRQFASGALDAFPEGLAFNILGMIAEGDRVAVEAVSDGMHVSGQQYSNAYHFLLTWRDDGLLELKEYMDTELVTDILCGGQRPGAI; encoded by the coding sequence GTGACTACCATTGAACGTAACAAGCAACGCACGCTGGAATTCTTCGATGCCATGCATCGGGGTGATGGTGAGGCGATTGCCAATGCCTATTGTGATGAAGGTCGGGTTGTCACGATGGGACAAACCCTGATTTCGGGATCGCGCGGAAAGGAGGAAATTCGCCAGTTCGCGTCCGGGGCGTTGGATGCTTTTCCCGAGGGATTGGCCTTTAATATTCTTGGTATGATTGCCGAGGGTGATCGGGTGGCCGTTGAGGCGGTGTCTGACGGCATGCACGTGTCCGGTCAGCAATACAGCAATGCCTACCACTTTCTGCTGACATGGCGCGACGATGGCCTGCTCGAGTTGAAGGAGTACATGGATACCGAGCTGGTGACGGACATCCTGTGCGGCGGCCAACGCCCTGGCGCTATCTAG
- a CDS encoding carboxymuconolactone decarboxylase family protein — protein sequence MSDEKRRAIGESTIRDVYAGDIVVPAEGYPFTDIMLSTLFAEIWTRDALSMRDKRILLLGMIAAQGEKETFKIQTKAGVKRGELTPEDMRELHLFIAQYCGYPRAAAMLGPMEEGISEAQHDINNNDTSETPS from the coding sequence ATGAGTGATGAAAAGCGTCGAGCCATCGGCGAAAGCACGATCAGGGATGTGTACGCGGGCGACATCGTCGTGCCCGCAGAAGGCTACCCTTTTACCGACATCATGCTCTCCACGCTGTTTGCGGAGATCTGGACCAGGGATGCCCTGTCGATGCGCGACAAGCGTATTCTCTTGCTCGGCATGATCGCCGCCCAGGGAGAAAAGGAGACCTTCAAGATTCAGACCAAAGCAGGCGTCAAACGCGGCGAACTCACCCCGGAAGACATGCGCGAACTGCATCTGTTCATTGCCCAGTATTGCGGATACCCCAGGGCCGCTGCGATGCTGGGCCCGATGGAAGAAGGTATTTCCGAAGCTCAGCATGACATCAACAACAACGACACCAGCGAGACGCCTTCATGA
- a CDS encoding SDR family oxidoreductase, which yields MSALLGYQGKRIVITGAASGMGQAAAHMLSELGAEVYALDIAPVTTSVHSALMMDMQDAASIEAGLQQLPDRVDALFNCAGVPSPPFSAEETVLINFCGMRYLTEKLLPRMTEGGAIASIASTAGMGWRNQLDSVKAFLALEPDFESARAWMVANPKVCADGYGFSKQCMIVYTMQRAAVLAGRGIRINAISPSPTASGFMDKLTGEGQMPTEAIDLFLPANGRYASGAEMAQPLVWLNSAMAEFVSGVNLPVDFGYCAEVFTGTRDNLLNIS from the coding sequence ATGTCAGCGTTACTGGGATATCAGGGCAAGCGCATCGTCATTACCGGCGCAGCTTCGGGAATGGGGCAGGCCGCGGCGCACATGCTCTCCGAACTCGGCGCAGAGGTTTACGCACTGGACATAGCGCCAGTGACGACGTCGGTTCACTCAGCGCTCATGATGGATATGCAAGACGCTGCAAGCATCGAAGCAGGCCTGCAGCAGCTTCCCGACAGGGTGGATGCGCTGTTCAATTGCGCAGGTGTCCCCAGTCCACCATTTTCAGCAGAAGAAACAGTGCTGATTAATTTTTGTGGCATGCGCTACCTGACAGAGAAGTTGTTGCCGCGCATGACCGAGGGCGGCGCGATTGCCTCTATTGCTTCAACCGCCGGGATGGGGTGGAGAAATCAGTTGGACAGCGTCAAAGCGTTTCTGGCCCTCGAACCAGACTTCGAGTCGGCGCGAGCATGGATGGTAGCCAACCCCAAAGTGTGTGCAGATGGCTACGGTTTTTCCAAGCAGTGCATGATCGTGTATACGATGCAGCGGGCGGCTGTGTTGGCGGGTAGGGGGATAAGAATCAATGCGATATCGCCGTCGCCAACGGCCAGTGGTTTCATGGACAAGCTCACGGGGGAAGGCCAGATGCCGACAGAGGCCATCGATTTGTTCCTGCCCGCTAATGGACGATATGCCTCAGGGGCAGAGATGGCTCAGCCACTGGTGTGGCTAAACAGTGCTATGGCGGAGTTTGTCAGCGGCGTAAACCTGCCTGTCGACTTCGGCTATTGTGCCGAAGTGTTTACAGGCACCCGGGATAATTTACTGAACATTAGCTGA
- a CDS encoding crotonase/enoyl-CoA hydratase family protein encodes MSELVTITIDNHVADVRLNRPEKMNALSWDMFDAITTAARELAANREVRAVVLSGEGKGFCAGMDLENFSGGMGNDPFGNGRGDSHPNYYQAPAYLWKAIPAPVICAVHGAAYGGGFQIALGADIRIAHPGSKFSLMEIKWGMIPDMSASQTLRDLVRVDVAKELSYTGRVVGGEEAHSLGLVTRLSDTPYEDAMAMAREIAVKNPDAVARSKYMFETTWRDSSVDGLAEEQRLQTPILGRPNQVESVMAALEGREPSFSDRAFGDFSELAKEA; translated from the coding sequence ATGTCCGAACTTGTCACCATTACCATCGACAACCACGTCGCCGACGTACGCCTGAACCGTCCGGAAAAAATGAACGCCCTGAGTTGGGATATGTTCGACGCAATTACCACAGCGGCCAGGGAACTCGCGGCGAACCGCGAGGTGCGCGCCGTAGTCCTGTCCGGAGAAGGCAAGGGATTTTGTGCGGGCATGGACCTGGAGAACTTCAGCGGCGGTATGGGCAACGACCCGTTCGGCAACGGCCGCGGTGATAGCCATCCAAATTACTACCAGGCGCCCGCCTACCTCTGGAAAGCCATTCCGGCGCCGGTGATCTGTGCAGTGCACGGGGCGGCCTATGGCGGTGGCTTCCAGATTGCACTAGGAGCCGATATCCGCATCGCCCACCCGGGCTCGAAATTCTCACTGATGGAGATCAAATGGGGCATGATCCCGGACATGTCCGCCTCGCAAACCCTGCGCGATCTGGTGCGCGTCGACGTTGCCAAGGAACTGTCTTATACCGGTCGGGTTGTCGGCGGAGAAGAAGCACACTCACTGGGCCTGGTAACTCGCCTGAGTGACACCCCCTATGAAGACGCCATGGCCATGGCGCGCGAAATTGCCGTGAAAAACCCGGATGCCGTTGCCCGCAGCAAATACATGTTCGAAACCACTTGGCGAGACAGCAGCGTAGACGGCCTCGCCGAAGAGCAGCGTCTGCAGACCCCCATACTTGGCCGGCCCAATCAGGTGGAATCAGTCATGGCCGCGCTGGAAGGTCGCGAACCCAGCTTCAGCGACCGCGCCTTTGGCGATTTCTCCGAACTCGCCAAAGAGGCCTGA
- a CDS encoding SDR family oxidoreductase, giving the protein MSNALENKVYIVTGGSQGFGLAIAESLVAQGARVGLVSRSQQGLDAAVSELGAERAIGVSADVSSPGAVRAAFADIKQHFGRLDGLVNNAGLARPNAVEHLVEKEVVMQVHTNFLGVVFSSQAAIPLLRGGEAPRIVNISSASAHHYDEMCHLSVYAATKAAVERFSRDLRTELQADGIGVTCIRPGAAATNFAQGWNVDAIVAGLEAWSHVGTYMDVGMEAGQVGDAVAYALALPGGVAVDLLEIRPNIPTPKNPQT; this is encoded by the coding sequence ATGAGCAATGCACTAGAAAATAAGGTTTATATCGTCACCGGGGGTTCTCAGGGTTTTGGTCTTGCGATAGCAGAGAGTCTGGTGGCGCAGGGTGCCCGGGTTGGTCTTGTATCGCGCAGCCAGCAGGGGCTGGATGCGGCAGTCAGCGAGCTCGGTGCCGAGCGGGCTATCGGCGTTTCGGCTGACGTTAGCAGCCCGGGTGCGGTGCGCGCTGCGTTTGCCGACATCAAACAGCATTTCGGGCGTCTCGATGGTCTGGTCAACAACGCGGGGCTCGCAAGGCCCAATGCTGTCGAGCATCTGGTTGAAAAAGAAGTGGTGATGCAGGTGCACACCAACTTCCTCGGTGTTGTTTTCTCCAGTCAAGCGGCCATTCCCCTGTTGCGAGGGGGCGAGGCGCCACGTATCGTGAATATTTCTTCCGCGTCTGCCCATCACTACGACGAAATGTGCCATCTATCAGTCTATGCCGCGACCAAGGCAGCGGTGGAGCGTTTCAGTCGTGATCTGCGGACAGAGCTTCAGGCTGATGGCATCGGTGTCACCTGTATTCGACCTGGTGCCGCCGCCACAAATTTTGCCCAGGGTTGGAATGTCGATGCCATTGTGGCCGGTCTAGAGGCCTGGTCGCATGTAGGTACCTACATGGACGTGGGTATGGAGGCAGGGCAAGTCGGCGATGCTGTCGCTTATGCGTTGGCGTTACCAGGTGGTGTGGCTGTGGACTTGTTGGAGATCCGGCCTAACATCCCCACACCCAAAAATCCGCAGACCTAA
- a CDS encoding 2-hydroxychromene-2-carboxylate isomerase yields MSKLEFMFDFASPNAYYCHKVLPGILERTGAEMEIVPVLLGGLFKLTDNQAPFVAFGGVKGKMAYEMLESQRFQEKHGLDDFAFNSHFPMNTITVMRGLVAATELGVQEAYIEAVITAMWEQDKKMDDPEVVAQVWRDAGLDADKLLEMIQTDAVKDALKANTQAAADRGAFGVPTFFVGDEMFFGKERLGQVEEELNK; encoded by the coding sequence GTGTCCAAACTGGAATTCATGTTCGACTTTGCCAGCCCCAATGCCTACTACTGTCACAAGGTGCTGCCGGGTATTCTCGAGCGAACAGGCGCCGAAATGGAGATCGTGCCGGTGTTGCTGGGTGGCCTGTTCAAGCTTACCGACAATCAGGCGCCGTTTGTGGCCTTTGGTGGCGTGAAGGGCAAGATGGCTTACGAAATGCTGGAGAGCCAGCGTTTTCAGGAAAAACACGGTCTCGATGACTTTGCGTTTAACAGCCATTTTCCCATGAACACCATTACCGTGATGCGCGGTCTGGTCGCCGCCACTGAGCTCGGAGTGCAAGAGGCATACATTGAAGCGGTGATCACCGCCATGTGGGAACAGGACAAGAAGATGGATGATCCCGAGGTGGTTGCCCAGGTTTGGCGCGACGCTGGGCTGGACGCAGACAAGCTGCTGGAGATGATTCAGACCGATGCCGTTAAAGATGCACTCAAGGCCAACACCCAGGCCGCTGCTGATCGCGGTGCCTTTGGCGTGCCTACGTTCTTCGTCGGCGATGAGATGTTTTTTGGTAAGGAGCGTCTTGGTCAGGTTGAGGAAGAACTTAACAAGTAA
- a CDS encoding sterol desaturase family protein: MNLTYHWEAALTTVGLVVLFTFLGQKLAFSIPDIARARNEDRTQNKKKWREKAQKYQHRVPTSQKIGLAFNLAFFVLILPFIVTLEPQSVWKILLDVVLILMIYDFFYYLMHRFLFHGQGFLRRVHAVHHQARSRVSSIDSYLLHPVEIFMGIALFYIVTTSYALATGQPFNAATIVITTLIYTQLNQINHCRIDIDKPLWRMLGWIAIRHDAHHLDMHKGNFATITLLYDWIFGTLETHPLEQKSTPHP; encoded by the coding sequence ATGAATCTGACCTATCACTGGGAGGCGGCGCTCACCACCGTAGGCCTGGTTGTGCTGTTCACCTTCCTTGGCCAGAAACTGGCATTCTCCATTCCTGATATTGCCAGAGCGCGGAATGAAGACAGAACCCAGAACAAAAAGAAGTGGCGAGAAAAGGCACAGAAGTACCAGCATCGCGTGCCTACTTCACAGAAAATTGGCCTCGCATTTAACCTGGCCTTTTTCGTACTGATACTCCCGTTCATCGTGACACTGGAGCCTCAGTCGGTGTGGAAAATACTGCTGGATGTTGTTCTGATCTTGATGATTTACGACTTCTTCTACTACCTGATGCACCGCTTTCTCTTTCACGGCCAGGGCTTTCTCAGGCGCGTACACGCCGTTCATCACCAGGCTCGAAGCAGGGTAAGCTCCATCGATTCCTATCTGCTGCATCCGGTAGAAATCTTCATGGGAATCGCACTGTTCTATATCGTGACAACCAGCTATGCACTCGCAACAGGGCAGCCGTTCAACGCTGCTACTATCGTCATCACCACCCTGATCTACACGCAGCTAAACCAGATCAATCACTGCCGAATCGACATTGACAAGCCTCTATGGAGAATGCTCGGCTGGATTGCCATCAGGCACGACGCGCATCATCTGGACATGCACAAGGGCAATTTCGCTACCATCACCCTGCTGTATGACTGGATCTTCGGTACGTTGGAGACGCACCCCCTCGAGCAGAAATCAACGCCCCACCCATAG
- a CDS encoding amidohydrolase family protein has translation MAAIDVWAQQPNPHFLSQPYFDSLKRWTGEDLTDIPPEFLIGCMDKADVGHALLSAWYGPQGPLISNEQVLEMIQAYPGRFSGLASADLRDPVAAVTTLRKYVTEHGFKGLRLIQWLWELPSTHALYYPLLAACVELDVPVCLQVGHTGPLLSSESGRPAHIERMALDFPDLKIIGGHIGYPWHVEMIAVATKFPNVYIDTSAYVPKRYPRELVEYMQGHGKHKVMFGTNYPMITPDRAMAQLDLLELSDDVRDLFLEGNARRVFNLD, from the coding sequence GTGGCTGCCATTGATGTCTGGGCACAGCAACCCAACCCCCACTTCCTGTCCCAGCCTTACTTTGATTCGCTCAAACGCTGGACTGGCGAGGACCTGACCGACATTCCGCCGGAGTTCCTCATCGGCTGTATGGACAAGGCCGACGTGGGCCACGCGCTGCTGTCGGCGTGGTACGGTCCCCAGGGGCCGCTGATCTCCAACGAGCAGGTCCTGGAAATGATCCAGGCATACCCCGGCCGTTTCTCTGGCCTCGCCTCTGCAGATCTGCGCGACCCCGTCGCCGCCGTTACCACCCTGCGTAAGTATGTCACCGAGCACGGCTTCAAGGGTCTGCGTCTCATCCAGTGGTTGTGGGAACTGCCCTCCACCCACGCGCTCTACTATCCACTCCTGGCCGCCTGCGTGGAGCTCGACGTGCCCGTCTGCCTGCAGGTCGGGCACACCGGGCCGCTACTCAGCTCTGAATCAGGGCGTCCCGCTCACATCGAGCGAATGGCGCTGGATTTTCCGGACCTAAAGATTATCGGAGGCCACATCGGCTATCCGTGGCATGTCGAGATGATTGCTGTCGCGACGAAATTCCCCAACGTTTATATCGACACCTCTGCTTACGTTCCCAAACGCTATCCCCGGGAACTGGTGGAGTACATGCAGGGGCATGGCAAGCACAAGGTAATGTTCGGCACCAACTACCCGATGATTACACCCGACAGGGCCATGGCCCAGCTCGATCTGCTCGAGTTGAGTGATGATGTGCGCGACTTGTTTCTGGAAGGCAATGCCCGCCGCGTGTTTAATCTCGACTAG
- a CDS encoding SDR family NAD(P)-dependent oxidoreductase, whose translation MKPVCLIIGAGAGIGGNVGKRFAAAGYHVVLCRRSDEEGLQAMVRDIEAAGGSASGRLLNAATEDSIEECVAAVEAEHGPIEVALYNLGAQIGNRSLEETSYKAFELGWRLGTFGLFRLASVLCPLMAQRCKGSILVTSATAAVRGNAGQHSHAAAMGGRRMLCQTLNAQYASQGVHVAHILVDGAVDAPDTLGKMLGAEAFQALRDAPDYNLMQPSEMAETYFHIAHQHRSAWTHELDLRAHSDVAWWNHA comes from the coding sequence ATGAAGCCAGTTTGTCTGATTATTGGTGCGGGAGCCGGTATTGGCGGGAATGTCGGAAAGCGGTTTGCCGCCGCCGGCTACCATGTGGTGTTGTGTCGTCGCAGTGACGAGGAGGGCTTGCAAGCGATGGTGCGTGACATCGAAGCCGCTGGTGGCTCAGCGAGCGGTCGATTACTAAATGCGGCGACGGAAGACAGTATTGAAGAGTGCGTGGCGGCTGTGGAAGCGGAGCATGGGCCCATTGAGGTGGCGCTTTATAACCTGGGTGCGCAGATCGGCAATCGCTCGCTCGAGGAAACCAGTTATAAAGCCTTCGAACTTGGCTGGCGCCTCGGCACTTTTGGCTTGTTCCGCCTGGCGTCGGTGCTGTGTCCATTGATGGCTCAACGGTGCAAGGGCAGTATTCTGGTCACCTCTGCCACTGCAGCGGTGCGCGGGAACGCAGGGCAGCATTCCCATGCGGCAGCGATGGGTGGCAGGCGTATGCTATGCCAGACACTGAACGCCCAGTACGCCTCGCAGGGCGTGCACGTGGCGCATATTCTTGTCGATGGAGCGGTCGACGCGCCTGATACGCTCGGCAAGATGTTGGGCGCTGAAGCTTTCCAGGCCCTGCGCGATGCTCCTGACTACAACCTGATGCAGCCCTCGGAAATGGCCGAGACTTACTTTCATATCGCCCACCAGCACCGCTCCGCCTGGACGCACGAACTTGATTTGCGCGCCCACAGCGATGTCGCCTGGTGGAATCACGCTTAA
- a CDS encoding NAD(P)-dependent oxidoreductase, with protein sequence MSLQTHVGYIGLGNIGKPVATRLISDAYSVHVFDVDQQAVQSLVEQGATACESLAELASQCEHIGVCVRDDAQVESLLYGDAGLLSNAGANTVIAIHSTVTQERLLKWSDDAWSCGIFLIDAPMTGGAHRAEAGTLCYMVGGDDAILDRSHPILMRSAEKVVHAGGVGAGIALKLCNNFIQYTEFVAMAEATRLAEACGLSVDVLRDVGLSNGVVNEQMHMFVSARNSLAASASDEDMQQIFGAMGALGSKDLECAIATAAAHSVTLPTAEYVRDRIEDVFLARDASRPAQAGDCS encoded by the coding sequence ATGAGTCTGCAGACACACGTCGGCTACATCGGCCTGGGTAATATCGGCAAGCCGGTGGCTACGCGCTTGATTAGCGATGCCTATTCAGTGCATGTATTTGATGTTGATCAGCAGGCCGTGCAGTCGCTGGTCGAGCAGGGTGCCACAGCCTGTGAGTCACTCGCCGAGCTGGCGTCGCAGTGTGAACATATCGGAGTCTGTGTGCGCGACGACGCACAGGTAGAGAGCTTGCTCTATGGTGATGCTGGTCTTTTGAGTAATGCGGGGGCCAATACGGTTATCGCCATTCACAGTACTGTGACCCAGGAGCGACTGCTCAAGTGGTCAGATGACGCGTGGTCGTGCGGTATCTTTTTGATTGACGCGCCGATGACCGGCGGCGCTCATCGCGCGGAGGCAGGCACGTTGTGCTACATGGTTGGTGGGGATGATGCCATTCTCGATCGCAGCCATCCGATCCTGATGCGTTCCGCAGAAAAAGTGGTTCACGCCGGTGGCGTCGGCGCGGGCATTGCGTTGAAACTCTGTAACAACTTCATTCAGTACACTGAATTCGTCGCTATGGCTGAGGCTACACGGCTGGCAGAGGCCTGCGGACTGTCGGTGGATGTGTTGCGTGATGTTGGTTTGTCCAATGGCGTGGTCAACGAGCAAATGCATATGTTTGTCAGCGCTAGAAACAGTCTGGCCGCATCCGCCAGCGATGAGGATATGCAGCAAATCTTTGGAGCGATGGGCGCTCTGGGGAGCAAGGATCTCGAGTGTGCTATCGCGACGGCGGCCGCACACAGCGTCACGCTGCCCACGGCCGAATATGTGCGCGATCGTATTGAAGATGTTTTTCTGGCCCGTGATGCCTCGCGGCCGGCTCAGGCGGGGGATTGCAGCTGA
- a CDS encoding winged helix-turn-helix transcriptional regulator produces MKYKTFDHMNCSLAQTLNIIGERWTLLILRDSFFGSKRFAQFERNLGISKNILTARLNTLVEEGILTRRTSKEDGRTDYVLTEQGLELQPVLLSMTHWGDKHRPHPRGERVTFVDRETGRPIQKMGVRGEDGRLLAPRDIRATAGPGLETD; encoded by the coding sequence GTGAAATACAAAACCTTCGACCACATGAACTGCTCCCTGGCGCAGACGCTGAATATCATCGGCGAGCGCTGGACACTGCTGATACTGCGCGACTCTTTCTTTGGTTCAAAGCGGTTCGCCCAGTTCGAGCGCAACCTGGGCATATCCAAAAACATTCTCACCGCCCGGCTCAATACGCTGGTGGAGGAAGGCATTCTCACGCGCCGGACTTCTAAAGAAGATGGTCGCACCGACTATGTGCTCACCGAGCAGGGACTGGAGTTACAACCTGTGCTCCTGTCGATGACCCACTGGGGCGACAAGCATCGCCCGCACCCGCGCGGCGAACGCGTGACGTTTGTCGATCGCGAAACCGGCCGACCGATCCAGAAAATGGGCGTCAGAGGTGAAGACGGCCGCCTGCTGGCGCCGCGCGATATCCGCGCCACGGCCGGGCCGGGCCTCGAAACAGACTGA